In Plodia interpunctella isolate USDA-ARS_2022_Savannah chromosome 30, ilPloInte3.2, whole genome shotgun sequence, the following proteins share a genomic window:
- the LOC128682639 gene encoding uncharacterized protein LOC128682639, which translates to MEQIESVWDYFNKCISSDNYKRAQCKICNNIYSHATTITNLKTHLLNKHGKSLKSLPRQRRSSIQSSNKKHWDHFTNDESDSKVAICNYCLNKYSYKTSINNLTAHLAKKHPDVYEKHFEKIPDLNEVSEEVYLECDDDESDESTKFASKVSKMHSELAEREDEVSDLLLREENDNSDVFTEVVYLDNQDDPSLNRSKRRTKWRSQSKKIYRRRQSDSSSEDKKSKVKKRKVSNNSSSDDKQKNAAQSDDEIEKFANYITCLLKKMPHNVSRRIQKNIINMILTTDIEDEQQNAPMVHNLEILKSVPLSVTQPVPAYLPSMIPVTLDTALSNNVLTSKKDEETTKNSSLNMENQSGNSISGDINNENML; encoded by the exons ATGGAGCAAATAGAATCAGTTTGGGATTATTTCAACAAATGTATTAGCAGCGATAATTATAAACGGGCTCAGTGTAAAATTTGCAATAACATATACAGCCATGCTACAACGATAACGAACTTAAAAACccatttattaaacaaacacGGTAAGAGTTTGAAAAGTTTGCCACGGCAACGGCGTAGCTCCATTCaatcttcaaataaaaaacattggGATCACTTTACCAACGACGAGAGCGATAGCAAGGTGGCCATTTGCAATTATTGTCTGAACAAATACTCGTATAAAACTAGCATTAACAATTTAACTGCACATTTGGCGAAAAAGCATCCCGATGTGTACGAAaagcattttgaaaaaattccCGACTTGAATGAAGTTTCCGAGGAAGTTTATTTGGAATGCGACG ATGACGAATCTGACGAATCAACAAAGTTTGCCAGCAAGGTGTCCAAGATGCATTCAGAATTAGCTGAGCGCGAGGATGAG GTTTCAGATCTTCTTTTAAGAGAAGAAAACGACAATAGCGACGTATTCACGGAAGTGGTGTACCTCGACAACCAAGATGATCCAAGTTTAAACCGCAGCAAAAGGCGCACAAAATGGCGGTCACAATCAAAGAAGATATACAGAAGGCGACAGAGTGATTCGTCGAGTGAAGATAAGAAGAGTAAAGTTAAAAAGAGAAAGGTATCAAACAATAGTTCGTCGGATGATAAACAAAAGAATGCAGCTCAATCGGATGATGAAATCGAGAAATTTGCGAATTATATCACgtgtttattgaaaaaaatgccGCACAATGTCAGTAGGAGAATACAGAAGAATATCATCAATATGATTTTGACAACTGATATTGAAGATGAACAGCAAAACGCGCCTATGGTACATAATTTGGAAATACTGAAATCTGTTCCGTTGTCAGTTACCCAACCTGTTCCCGCGTACTTACCTAGTATGATACCAGTTACTTTGGATACTGCTCTTTCTAATAATGTTTTGACGTCAAAGAAAGATGAAGAAACAACCAAAAATTCTAGCTTAAATATGGAAAATCAATCTGGCAACAGTATCAGTGgtgatattaataatgaaaatatgttgTGA
- the LOC128682640 gene encoding thioredoxin-related transmembrane protein 2 homolog, whose protein sequence is MSLNKDLRQLLKPYYWVNILLSISYVTCKRTAVICNFLFPNAECELDSRETEILFFLIIVVMLRTRKAGSVTMVNYLSASFVYTKIANLILWFYADIRYGLPYGALVILFALILPEPTYTGPEHITYFRGLQTLEEELKHHKTTWLVCLYAAWHPACVNFAPVFAELSASYSLDNLKFGKLDVGRYPDAAAKFRVQDGPTSRQLPTILLFNEGKEDMRRPQPDHTGKLQKFLFSKDNVKAAFDIDNIYQTCKEKLSVVKNNKKSE, encoded by the exons atgagtcTCAATAAAGATTTGCGCCAATTACTAAAGCCATACTATTGGGTTAACATACTATTAAGTATTTCGTACGTGACATGCAAGCGTACGGCGGTAATATGCAATTTTCTATTCCCCAACGCGGAATGCGAGTTGGATAGTCGTGAAACGGAAATACTTTTTTTCCTGATTATCGTCGTGATGCTGAGGACGAGGAAGGCGGGAAGTGTGACGATGGTAAATTATCTTTCGGCCTCCTTCGTCTACACGAAGATTGCCAACCTAATTCTCTGGTTTTATGCCGATATTAG atatgGACTACCATACGGAGCACTAGTGATCCTATTCGCTTTAATCCTCCCGGAGCCAACGTACACGGGTCCGGAGCACATAACCTACTTCCGAGGCCTGCAGACATTAGAGGAGGAGCTGAAACACCACAAGACCACGTGGCTGGTGTGTCTGTACGCAGCGTGGCACCCGGCATGTGTTAACTTTGCTCCGGTGTTCGCTGAGCTGTCAGCCAGCTACTCTTTGGACAATCTCAAGTTTGGCAAGCTAGATGTTGGACG GTATCCTGACGCCGCAGCCAAGTTTCGCGTACAGGACGGGCCCACTAGTCGTCAGCTGCCAACAATACTCTTGTTCAATGAAGGCAAGGAGGACATGCGGAGACCACAGCCGGACCACACTGGGAAACTCCAGAA atTCCTATTCTCAAAGGACAATGTGAAGGCAGCTTTCGACATCGACAATATCTATCAGACTTGCAAGGAAAAACTCTCAGTCGTCAAAAACAATAAGAAGAGCGAATGA